A single genomic interval of Eurosta solidaginis isolate ZX-2024a chromosome 3, ASM4086904v1, whole genome shotgun sequence harbors:
- the LOC137244775 gene encoding collagen, type I, alpha 1b has protein sequence MQSLKLRALLLLLCSTLVVAGPLPAQELQDKSSYSTSDENTQKKAELSSVISDSIEDVYDLDPKSAVGEESDSKLLDKRSPDSIPDVDLCNPPKSVKDNIELKSEDAYERYYHLEKPYASEMRKRRQPAEENSFSQENFSEENNKQDDNEANYENEYIERRKRSAKDKSSSSEEEKGIGRPVSPGANNGEGADGAGTTRKATDSSSNEDSSEERGKPGAPGASDGEGSEGSDGARRKREVDESSSEEGSSEENGKQGAAVASEGEGGKGTDGARRKRKADGSSSEEGLSEEKGKPGAAGASDGEGAKGADGARRKRKADGSSSEEGSSEEKGKPGAAGASDGEGAKGADEARRKRKADRSSSEEGSSEEKGKPGAAGASDGEGVKGADGARRKRNADGSSSEEGSSEEKGKPGAAGASDGEGTKGADGARRKRKAIDSSSEEGSSEEKSKPDAAGSNQSKAAEGAGGVRRKRGVEKNTVSIESKEEEQHDSAFDSESGENKETNDVIESKMQDTSMEDYVQGCEVMDADSDEANETTYKEDRRKRSLEGEESNDTNKSTTDEADDAEQNNKSDLSENAKEYLD, from the coding sequence ATGCAGTCGCTCAAGTTAAGAGCTTTACTTTTGTTGCTGTGTTCTACGCTAGTGGTAGCTGGACCACTGCCTGCGCAAGAACTACAAGATAAATCATCATACTCAACAAGCGATGAGAACACGCAGAAGAAAGCTGAACTTTCGTCAGTTATTTCCGATTCGATTGAAGATGTGTACGACCTCGATCCGAAGTCAGCTGTAGGAGAAGAAAGTGATAGTAAATTACTTGATAAGCGTTCACCCGATTCAATACCTGATGTAGATTTGTGTAATCCTCCCAAGTCTGTTAAAGACAACATTGAATTAAAAAGTGAAGATGCGTATGAACGATACTATCACCTTGAAAAGCCGTATGCAAGTGAAATGCGTAAAAGACGACAACCGGCCGAAGAAAATAGCTTTTCACAAGAGAACTTTTCAGAGGAGAATAACAAGCAAGATGATAACGAGGCGAATTATGAAAATGAATACATTGAACGTAGAAAACGTAGTGCCAAGGACAAATCATCATCATCAGAAGAAGAAAAAGGTATAGGCAGGCCAGTATCTCCTGGAGCGAATAATGGAGAAGGTGCAGATGGCGCAGGCACAACAAGAAAAGCCACCGACAGCTCATCTAATGAGGATTCTTCAGAGGAAAGGGGTAAGCCTGGTGCGCCTGGAGCGAGTGATGGAGAGGGCTCTGAGGGTTCTGATGGAGCACGCAGAAAGCGCGAAGTTGATGAGAGTTCATCTGAAGAAGGTTCGTCAGAAGAAAATGGTAAGCAGGGTGCTGCTGTAGCGAGTGAAGGAGAGGGAGGTAAGGGCACTGACGGAGCACGCAGAAAACGTAAAGCCGACGGAAGCTCATCAGAAGAAGGCTTGTCAGAGGAGAAGGGTAAGCCAGGTGCTGCTGGAGCGAGTGATGGAGAGGGTGCTAAGGGTGCTGATGGAGCACGCAGAAAACGTAAAGCCGACGGAAGCTCATCAGAAGAAGGCTCGTCAGAGGAGAAGGGTAAGCCAGGTGCTGCTGGAGCGAGTGATGGAGAGGGTGCTAAAGGTGCTGATGAAGCACGCAGAAAACGTAAAGCCGATAGAAGCTCATCAGAAGAAGGCTCGTCAGAGGAGAAGGGTAAGCCAGGTGCTGCTGGAGCAAGTGATGGAGAGGGTGTTAAAGGTGCTGATGGAGCACGCAGAAAACGCAATGCCGACGGAAGCTCATCAGAAGAAGGCTCATCAGAGGAGAAGGGTAAGCCAGGTGCTGCTGGAGCGAGTGATGGAGAGGGTACTAAGGGTGCTGATGGAGCGCGCAGAAAACGCAAAGCTATCGATAGCTCATCCGAAGAAGGCTCCTCGGAGGAGAAATCTAAGCCAGACGCTGCTGGATCTAATCAAAGTAAGGCTGCTGAAGGCGCAGGTGGAGTACGTAGAAAGCGTGGAGTTGAGAAAAATACTGTTTCTATTGAGAGCAAAGAAGAAGAACAACATGACTCTGCTTTCGATTCGGAATCGGGAGAAAATAAAGAAACTAATGACGTCATTGAGTCAAAAATGCAAGACACATCAATGGAAGATTACGTGCAGGGTTGTGAAGTTATGGACGCTGATTCAGATGAAGCCAATGAAACGACCTACAAGGAAGATAGGCGTAAACGATCGCTAGAAGGTGAAGAAAGTAACGATACAAATAAAAGCACCACTGATGAGGCAGATGACGCTGAGCAAAATAACAAAAGTGACTTAAGCGAAAACGCAAAAGAATACTTAGACTAA